The Bos taurus isolate L1 Dominette 01449 registration number 42190680 breed Hereford chromosome 13, ARS-UCD2.0, whole genome shotgun sequence genome contains a region encoding:
- the PROSER2 gene encoding proline and serine-rich protein 2 isoform X1, with protein MPVHHRKSDSWEMDPDSSPGCRLGDLSRGSSLESQASSSRSRSLTLDDESLKYLTHEEKDVLLFFEETIDSLEDDFEEKVLCAGDAQWHSPRSLEESTSAPSEPEDVVDLVQPGPGAGEPESLRVVKETAGAVPFGKEDPTDLERKKEDAEKSPASDPPGPEALPSSPPASPAAAPAHPRREPPTPPAEHPKLPRSVPTPLVIAQKISEKLAGNEGLSPTSPSKEGRPAEWRTLASLAPRHGDHSPWHRHAAQPAPKIHRFPSNISVTNSAGKDFNKTISKAAVNVQERKAQVLANINGVSFLSVGETEDRAQRGEPTEQRSVSPEQSQPGPAQEAVPTREGARGAQQSRGVQTEQPLPLANGFQSIHDVLKSQAGPFVSTGKTVTFRPDPALPSRLAPQQPDCGQAARKRSGSLPRTVGFRPQGITVQFSGRGSTEEARREALRKLGLLKENL; from the exons GATGATGAGAGCCTGAAGTACCTCACACACGAGGAAAAGGACGTCCTCCTGTTTTTTGAAGAGACAATTGATTCCCTGGAAGATGACTTTGAGGAGAAGGTCCTGTGTGCTGGTGACGCCCAGTGGCACTCTCCGAGGTCTCTGGAAGAGAGCACTTCCGCTCCCTCCGAGCCAGAGGATGTCGTGGACTTGGTGCAGCCGGGCCCTGGAGCCGGGGAGCCTGAGAGCCTTAGGGTGGTGAAGGAGACCGCAG GGGCTGTCCCTTTTGGAAAGGAAGACCCCACTGACCTTGAACGCAAGAAAGAGGATGCAGAGAAGTCTCCCGCATCAGACCCCCCAGGGCCTGAGGCCCTGCCATCTTCCCCACCTGCCTCACCTGCAGCAGCTCCAGCCCACCCCAGGAGAGAGCCCCCCACTCCTCCCGCAGAGCACCCCAAACTGCCCCGCTCGGTCCCCACTCCTCTCGTCATCGCCCAGAAGATATCTGAGAAGCTCGCAGGGAACGAAGGGCTTTCGCCCACATCTCCGTCCAAAGAGGGCAGGCCTGCAGAGTGGAGGACGCTGGCTTCTCTGGCCCCTCGACACGGAGACCACTCACCGTGGCACCGACATGCGGCCCAACCAGCGCCCAAGATCCACCGCTTCCCGAGCAACATCAGCGTGACCAACAGCGCGGGGAAGGACTTCAATAAGACCATCTCCAAGGCCGCAGTCAACGTGCAGGAGCGCAAAGCCCAGGTCCTGGCCAACATCAACGGCGTCTCCTTCCTCTCCGTGGGGGAGACAGAGGACCGGGCCCAGAGGGGCGAGCCCACCGAGCAGAGAAGCGTCTCTCCCGAGCAGAGCCAGCCAGGCCCGGCCCAGGAGGCTGTCCCCACGCGAGAAGGGGCCCGCGGCGCCCAGCAGTCCAGAGGCGTGCAGACAGAACAGCCCCTGCCGCTGGCCAACGGCTTCCAGAGCATTCACGATGTCCTCAAGAGCCAGGCCGGGCCCTTCGTCTCCACCGGGAAGACGGTGACCTTCCGTCCGGACCCGGCCCTCCCCAGCAGACTTGCACCCCAGCAGCCGGACTGCGGCCAGGCAGCCAGGAAGCGGTCAGGCTCTCTCCCCAGGACTGTGGGGTTCAGACCCCAAGGTATCACTGTCCAGTTCTCGGGCCGGGGCTCCACAGAGGAGGCCCGCCGGGAGGCCCTGCGGAAGCTCGGCCTCCTGAAGGAGAACTTATGA